In Nocardioides nitrophenolicus, the genomic window GGTAGGCGATCATGTTGGCGGTGAAGTGGTCGACCGCCTCGACCTGCGCGAGGAACTCGCGGTCGTCGACATGGGTCGCCAGCGCGATCGGCTTGGTGACCAGCTTCTGGAAGGCGGTGAGCTGGAAGGCCCACTTCACCAGGGGCTTCGGCGCCCCGCCCAGCATCTGGTAGCCCTTGGTGATCGGGCCGTTGCCGTTGAACAGGTTGAGCAGCGGCCGGAAGGGCGCCAGGAGCGGCACCAGCGAGATGTCGATCGGCGAGCCGACCACGCTCAGCGACGCGACGGGCAGGTCGCCGGAGCGCTGGTCGGCGAGGGTGAGCAGCGAGAAGATGCCGCCCAGGGACCAGCCGATGACGTGCACGGGACGGCCGCCGGCGTGCGCCGAGACCTCCCGGATCGCGGTCGGCACGACCTCGTCGACCCAGTGCTCCATGCCGAGGTTGCGGTCGCGGAAGGAGACCTCGCCGTACTCCACGAGATAGGTCGGCCGGCCCTCGGTGACGAAGTGCTCGACCAGCGAGCAGCCGCGGCGCAGGTCGTAGCAGCTCGACGGCGCGGCGAGCGGGGTCACCAGCAGCACCGGGTCGCCGTGCTCCTGGACGTGGCCCGAGGGTCGGTAGTGGTAGACCTCGCGCAGGGTGCCGTCGTCGATCAGCGTGCGCGGCATCGGGCGCAGGTCGGCCACCCCGCCGTAGAGCAGCTTGT contains:
- a CDS encoding alpha/beta fold hydrolase, encoding MDLVPLRSVPGAGLLPAPDQVVAAASNVAHKLLYGGVADLRPMPRTLIDDGTLREVYHYRPSGHVQEHGDPVLLVTPLAAPSSCYDLRRGCSLVEHFVTEGRPTYLVEYGEVSFRDRNLGMEHWVDEVVPTAIREVSAHAGGRPVHVIGWSLGGIFSLLTLADQRSGDLPVASLSVVGSPIDISLVPLLAPFRPLLNLFNGNGPITKGYQMLGGAPKPLVKWAFQLTAFQKLVTKPIALATHVDDREFLAQVEAVDHFTANMIAYPGRTFGQLYHRFAKGNQLASGTFELDDRTIDLGEITVPVLVFGGATDGIAPVPAVRAVVPLLTKSPEVRFEVVPGGHLGMLTGRAARTTTWLAMDEWITQWSTDNRPTTPIGTNRRRRHSSAASRALGK